One segment of Penaeus chinensis breed Huanghai No. 1 chromosome 14, ASM1920278v2, whole genome shotgun sequence DNA contains the following:
- the LOC125032520 gene encoding 3-ketodihydrosphingosine reductase-like, translating into MELCCILEYLLVPIALGILIAVVNFFTTKERNLNGKHVLITGGSSGIGLSVAHDVARRGASVTLVARNLSNLEKALEEVRSTASRAGAGGKVQIFSADISGNHEQIVSLVKDAESSQGPIYMLVNCAGFARAMKFEDISPQLAKQLMDVNFMGSVLITQEVVRSMKQQQEGIVVFTSSLGGLLGIYGFTMYSAAKGALVKLAEALCQEVKPYNITVTVCYPPDTDTPGYEEENKTKPIETKLISESAGLFKADEVACKLVKDAMRGSFCSTVGIEGFMLTTLCAGMWPIANFAAEFAAFLAQILLTWVFRIISLFTLWSFDRIVRQEHQKRLASKKSE; encoded by the exons ATGGAGCTCTGCTGTATATTGGAGTACCTGCTGGTCCCTATTGCTCTAGGAATATTAATAGCAGTTGTCAATTTTTTCACTACAAAGGAGAGAAACCTAAATGGCAAGCATGTGTTG ATAACTGGAGGCTCAAGTGGCATTGGTCTGAGTGTTGCGCACGATGTTGCTCGGAGAGGAGCCAGCGTCACCCTAGTTGCAAGAAATCTGTCCAATTTGGAAAAGGCTTTGGAGGAAGTGAGAAGCACAGCGTCCAGAGCAGGTGCTGGTGGCAAAGTGCAGATCTTTTCAG CTGACATCTCTGGAAACCATGAGCAAATAGTGTCCCTAGTCAAAGATGCTGAGAGTAGTCAAGGACCCATTTACATGCTTGTCAACTGTGCGGGATTTGCCCGAGCTATGAAATTTGAGGATATCTCGCCCCAGCTTGCAAAG CAACTAATGGATGTGAACTTCATGGGTTCGGTCCTCATAACGCAAGAAGTGGTGCGCAGCATGAAGCAGCAGCAGGAAGGGATTGTTGTCTTCACCTCGTCCCTCGGAGGCCTCCTGGGCATCTACGGATTCACGATGTATTCTGCCGCCAAAGGGGCTCTGGTGAAGTTGGCCGAAGCCCTTTGTCAGGAG gtaAAGCCGTACAATATCACAGTGACTGTGTGTTATCCACCTGATACCGACACCCCAGGATATGAGgaggaaaacaaaaccaaacccaTTGAGACCAAATTGATATCAGAATCTGCAGGACTTTTCAAG GCTGATGAGGTTGCCTGCAAGTTAGTGAAGGACGCCATGCGTGGTTCATTCTGCAGTACAGTTGGAATCGAAGGCTTTATGTTGACCACACTTTGTGCTGGTATGTGGCCTATAGCGAACTTTGCCGCAGAGTTTGCTGCATTCCTGGCACAG ATTTTGCTGACGTGGGTGTTCCGAATCATTTCTCTGTTTACGCTGTGGAGCTTTGATCGGATTGTGCGCCAAGAGCATCAAAAGAGGCTGGCCAGTAAGAAGAGCGAATAA